In Thermocrinis minervae, a single genomic region encodes these proteins:
- a CDS encoding LysM peptidoglycan-binding domain-containing protein, with the protein MKIWVLALGISLLSIGYAKQTCTYYVVKEGDTLEKIAKNQGVSIKDVMKANKGINPARLKPGTKICIPSSEAHKKTKLKKEGKKEEERYAIYVVRKGDTIESIAESFGVSPKELIRVNKLKSRKLVVGQQIKIPPRTVKESSKKESSAEVTETKEKYTYYIVKKGARLEHVAKATGVPLETLEKLNPELKGKWLKKGQKVKIPVTHANVESEEKIKYKVHRVRRGETLQSIARKYGVSAEELAKLNGLRKHTRLHAGQKIKVPIKVTTEPEKPKVQPEKLPAPPVVKEAPAEKPVSSSTIGSLPMPVSGKIQKVANGVDIQAECGKPVKAVADGKVIYSGNDLQAYGNMIIIQHDNFISVYAYNQENLVKRGDSVEKGQVIAKVGKKNGSDECLLHFELRNKDGAPVDPTEHLKP; encoded by the coding sequence ATGAAGATCTGGGTTTTAGCATTAGGTATTAGTCTGTTATCCATAGGTTACGCAAAGCAGACATGTACCTACTATGTGGTAAAAGAAGGAGATACACTAGAAAAAATAGCAAAGAATCAAGGAGTAAGCATTAAGGATGTAATGAAGGCTAACAAAGGTATAAACCCAGCTAGACTAAAACCAGGTACAAAGATATGTATACCATCCTCTGAAGCACATAAGAAGACAAAACTGAAAAAAGAGGGAAAAAAAGAAGAGGAAAGGTATGCTATCTACGTTGTTAGAAAGGGTGATACCATTGAAAGCATAGCTGAAAGCTTTGGAGTAAGCCCTAAAGAGCTCATCAGGGTAAACAAGCTCAAGTCAAGAAAGCTCGTAGTTGGCCAACAGATAAAGATACCACCAAGAACTGTTAAAGAATCATCTAAGAAAGAGTCATCCGCGGAGGTTACTGAAACTAAAGAAAAGTACACCTACTACATAGTGAAAAAGGGAGCAAGACTTGAGCATGTTGCAAAGGCTACTGGAGTACCTTTAGAGACTTTGGAAAAGCTAAACCCTGAGCTTAAAGGAAAGTGGCTAAAGAAGGGTCAAAAGGTGAAGATTCCAGTAACCCACGCAAATGTGGAATCTGAGGAAAAGATTAAATATAAGGTACATCGTGTCAGGAGAGGAGAAACTCTTCAGTCTATAGCTAGAAAATACGGTGTTTCTGCAGAAGAGCTTGCGAAACTAAACGGTTTAAGGAAACATACAAGGTTACATGCAGGTCAGAAAATAAAGGTACCTATCAAGGTTACGACAGAGCCGGAGAAACCTAAAGTACAACCTGAAAAACTTCCAGCTCCACCTGTGGTAAAGGAAGCACCAGCAGAAAAGCCTGTTAGTTCTTCTACAATAGGAAGTTTACCTATGCCCGTGAGCGGAAAAATTCAGAAGGTAGCTAACGGAGTGGACATACAGGCGGAGTGTGGCAAACCTGTTAAAGCTGTGGCTGACGGTAAAGTAATATACAGCGGCAATGACCTTCAGGCTTACGGAAACATGATAATAATCCAACACGACAACTTTATAAGTGTGTATGCCTACAACCAAGAGAACCTTGTAAAAAGGGGGGATAGCGTAGAGAAGGGTCAAGTCATAGCCAAAGTGGGAAAGAAGAATGGCTCAGACGAATGTTTACTACACTTTGAGCTTAGGAATAAAGATGGTGCACCTGTAGATCCTACAGAACACCTTAAACCGTAG